TAGAAAAGGTAGTAGAAAAAGAAGAAGTTATCTTATCTGATGAACGCGCGCAAGACATGCAAAAGCAGCTTGATCAGCTTTTTTTGAGACTTATTGAAAATGAAAAGCGTACAGAAGAAAAAGCGGGAGAAGTAGTGACGTTTCAAATTTTAGAGCATCGTTCAGAAATTGATAGATTAAATAAGGTTATTACGAAATTAGAAAATCGAGTAGTTGAAATTGAAAGTCAGTTAAAAAGTGAAGATAGCTTAAAAGCCAAAAAGCCTGTTCCAAGATGGAGAAGCTTTTTAACCGGTATTTTTAGCTACTAGCAGCGATTTACCATAATGGTAAATCGCTTTTTTTATGGAATTTTATGAAAAATACATCAATTTGTACAGATTTGTGGAAAAAAATCTCAATAATAGTTGACGAAACGCTTAGTAATTTGATAAAACTAATTAAGTTAAGAAAGTGAAATACTTTCGTAAATACATATTCGTTATCATGTGATAGCGTTAAGGAGAGTGACAAGTGAAAAAAAGAGAAGAGCTCGTTCAAGAAATGGAAACGCTGTTTCGCTTTGTGTTCAGACAGCTTCGCCAAGAAATTAATGAAGTATACAATTCAGAGCTATCAACAAATGAATTTATGGTGCTTCGTATGCTGGTTGATTCCGGCAGGCAGCGATCAACTGATTTATCAAAGTATCTTCAAGTGTCAGCAAGCCACATTACGGCAGTAACCGACTTGCTGTTGTCAAAAGGCTACATTGCACGGAAACGGTCTGAAAACGATCGGCGTATTATTGATATTGAACTGACAAAGGAAGGACAAGATATTTTTAATACAATTCAAGAAAAAAAACGAGCGTATTTTCTTGAGCGTTTTGAGCACTTTACAGATAAAGAAATTGAAACGGTGAATAAACTTTTCCACAAAATTAAAGGTGATCAAAAATAAAGCGCTTTAAATGCGGACAAATAATCAGTGAACACGGGCTTTCACTGATTATTTTTTTGTCTTAAAACGCAAAGAGTATAAAAGGCAAGTTAGTTGGTGAGAACATAAAATCAGCGTATAATAATAGAAAGAACACATGAAGGAGGTCATCTTTTTGACAGAACAATATGAAGTAGCAACTTTTGCCGGCGGCTGTTTTTGGTGTATGGTGAAGCCATTTGATGAACAGCCAGGCATTATAAAAGTTGTATCTGGCTATACAGGCGGTCACAAAGAGAACCCGACGTATAAAGAAGTATGCTCAGAAACAACGGGCCACTATGAATCGGTCCAAATTACATTTGATCCAGAAGTTTTTCCATATGAAAAGCTTTTAGAACTATACTGGCCTCAAATTGATCCAACGGATGCAGGTGGACAATTTGCCGATCGAGGCGATTCATATCGAACCGCTATCTTTTATCACAATGAACATCAAAAGAAACTAGCTGAAGAATCCAAACAACAATTAGAAGCAAGCGGTCGTTTTTCTGAGCCAATTGCTACACAAATTCTACCGGCAAAACCGTTTTATGAAGCGGAAGAATACCATCAAGGTTACTATAAGAAAAATAAATTCCGCTATGCCATGTATCGACGCGGGTCTGGACGTGATCGTTTTATTAAAGAAAACTGGAAAGACTTTGGACGCGACGAACAGCTGAAAACGACATTGACGCCTATTCAATATGAAGTCACTCAAAATGACGCAACGGAACCTCCGTTTCGTAATGAATTTTGGGATCATACAGAAGATGGGATTTATGTAGATATTGTATCAGGAGAGCCATTGTTTAGTTCAACTGATAAATATGATGCCGGATGCGGATGGCCATCTTTCACAAAAGCGATTAATAAAGATGAAGTAAAAGAAAATATGGACGTTAGTCATAATATGGTTCGTACAGAAGTACGAAGCAAAACGGCTAACTCTCATTTAGGTCATTTATTTGATGATGGTCCGCAAGATGCAGGTGGCTTGCGTTACTGTATCAACTCAGCAGCTCTTCGCTTTGTTCCGAAGGAAGATTTAGAAAAAGAAGGATACGGGGAATACGCTGTTTTATTTAATAAATAAGATAGTATGAAAAAAAGAAGAGCGTGATTCAACTTAAAGTTGGCTCACGCTCTTCTTTTTGTGTTTTCTTTTTTTTTATTTTTGATCGAATTAGACTATAGAGAAAAAGGAAAGGAATGTAGCCATAAATAAAGTAAAAGCCGGTCATGGATAAACGTGTATTAAGCTGATCGATGGTTTCTCTATCATCAAAGAAAATAGAAAAACCAAGAAGGGCAATAAGAACTAATATGAGAAAAATCGTAGGTGGCTTATTAAATGTTTTACTAAATCCACGAATTGTACACCATACGCTGACAGCAATAGTAGGAAGAACAACTAAAAGCCACAGAGCAATTAAAATATATTCAAAACGCTGTAAAAATGGAATTTCAATAATTTTGGCCATTGTTAAAGTTGGCCATATGGTATGAGCTAACTGTCCTTGACTAAAGTAAGCAAATGACACTAATGCTGTGCACAAATATAAAAAAGTGCTGAACAAAACGCCAAGTTGCCCCCACTTCTGACTAGTAGCGCCATTTTTTATAAAAGGATAGAAAAAAAGCACGGATTCAAATCCTAAATTATCAAAGGTCATCATCTTAGTTGAAATTAAAAATTCCCATATTGTGTGATCAAACAAAGGAAATAAATTATTAATGTGTCCATATTTTAATGGATAAATCAATGCAAATACGAGAGGTAAGGGAAGCATAACCCCAAAAAAAGCAATTCCAGTGATCACACGAAACCCACCAGAAACTGTATAGTAAATAATGGGCAAGTAAACAAGTGATACAATCCATGTTTCCAGCTGTGGAAACATCCAGATTTGTAAAATCTCTACGTACGTTCGGTAAATTGTTAAGGCAAAGATAAAATAATAAGCCGATGCCGCAAGAGTTAAAGTTCCTCCAAGGTATTTCCCGAAATATAACCGGTGAATATCAATAATATCGCTGTTTTCGCGGGTTAAGATATTAAAAATCATCGCTAATAAAACACAGACGCTGATCGCAGCAAGGATGATAGATATCCACGCTTCATATCCGGCACCTTTAATAACATAACGTTGAAATCCTAGTATTCCAACGCCAATCTGAGTAGAGTGAACTAAGAAAAAAAGAAAAGAAGGGGAAACTTGATTTTCTTCTTTAATTGTATTGTGCATCTTTTCTTCCTCCTAGTTGCTAATCCCGGTTTGAATAAGATGAACGCGAGCTTTTACCTCAATATTCAAATCCGGATATTGCGCTTTGAATTTTTCACTGTTAAACCCACGTGTTTTACTTCGAACATAATCTGTAAAACAAATGGGGTCGATTTTATGCTGCTGAAGTTTCTTAATAAATGCATCCCCATCTTTTTCAAGGTCTTTTTGAAGCTTTTTTTCAACCATTTTAATACGAGCCGGGTCTGTTAAGTCCACCCATCCAGGAAACTCTTTTACAAGGCCATCGATAGTTAAGTGTGCAATAATACTTGGATGTTGATGATTTCCTTTAATTTCATACTTTGTTTTGGTGCGCAAGTTTTGCAGCACGATTTCGCCTTCACGGTCACTCTCTTTAATTTTTACCGAGTAGCGGCCGTGCTTTGTTCCGCTTGTTAGCAGCTTAAATAAAAATGTTTCTTTCATTCCGACGGTTGTAACGACTTTTTGTTCTTTAAACAGTGCCAGGCCCTTTAATTTAATGGCATCTTTTTCTTGCGTTAAAACAGGAAGATACGGGTCGCGGTCGTCACTAAAAAAACTGAATAAAAAAATTTGTAAATTGGTGTTAGGCAAATTTTCTGTTCGGATATTTTGTTCAATCAAATTAGAAATAAACTGATAGTCTTTAATTTTCTTTTTTGTAACAGAGCTCAATAATTCATGTGCGTTGCCATCTACAATGCTTAATTTAATATTACGTCCAAGATCTGGATTTCTAGCAATTGTATTTACTAATTCATCCACTCCATGTGTTGCAAATTCTTTTCCCATGACGATGCTCCTTAGCTGCCCAAAAGCGACTGGAAGAGATGATTTATTGTTTAAACGAAGTGGAATATCAAATGATGAATTAGCAGTAGCCGCAATAATACTTGGTTCTTCCGTTGGTCCGTATTTATAGATAGGGTATAAAATGGTTCCTCTGACTTTATTGCTTTGAGGAATATAATCATATCCTATGGAGTTGACTACTTGAATTTCGTCAATTGTTTCACGATCTGCACAGCTCGTTAAGAAAGTAAGGCAAGTGCATAAAATAAGTATTCTCTTCATGACGTTTCCCCGCTTTACTCATTATCTAAATTACTTTTTCTTTTAGCCTTATTCGCTTTATTTGGGTTATAGCGAAAGCGCTCTAAAGGACGCAAGTAGCTTGGACGCTTTGCCGTATGACTATAAGGCAATCGCAGAAAGGTATCCCTATACTCTGTTGGGCGAAATGGAAAAAGCGGAACAAGATAAGGCATACCCAAAGATTTTAAGCGAAGCAAATGAACCAGCAAGAAACAAAAGCCAAACGTGATGCCGACTAAACCAAACGCAGTGGCAAACAAAATAAACGGAAAACGTAATAACCGGATGGTGTTAGACATTTTAAAAATAGGCGTTGTAAAAGAAGCCAAAGCTGTCAGTGAAACAATAATAAGCAAAATATTGCTCGTTAATGCAGCTTCTACTGTTGCTTGCCCAATAACAATCCCACCTACGATTCCTAGCGTTTGACCTACTTTTGTTGGAAGTCTGGCTCCGGCTTCTCGAAGCAGTTCAATGGTGACTTCTAAAAAAAGTACTTCAATAACAGGTGGAAAAGGAACGTTGGTCCTTGAAAAGATAATAGGCCCAAGCAGATCTTTTGGAAGCATCTCATAATGATAAGTAACAATGGCCACATAAAGAGGCGTAGCAAAAATAGAGAAAAAGACGCCCAAAATACGAATAACTCGGAAAAATGAACCTAAAACCCACGGTAAATAGTAGTCTTCAGGTGAAATAAAGAAGTCAAGCAACGTTGACGGTCCCGTAACTGCGTAAGGGGAACCGCTCGAAAAGAAGGCAGCTTGCCCGTTTAACAGACTAAACAGAACTCGATCAATGCGTTCTGTTGTTAAAAAGAGCGGAAACGCCGTAGAAGAATTATCGGAAATTAATTGATCAAGCATTGTACTATCAAAAATGACGTCGAAATCTATATCTTCAAGGCGCTGGGTCATGGTGTCTACGTGCTGAGGGTTCGTTACGCCTTCTAAGTAAACAAGCACGACGCGTGTTTTCGATTTATTTCCTACGGTGAGTTCTTTAAAAATAAGGTTTTCGGAAATGACCGTTTTTCTCATTAAATAGAGATTGACATCTAAATCCTCCACAAAACCAATTTTAGGACCGACGACGCTGAACTCATTTTCCGTTTCATTTTCTTTCCGAAACCCTGTATCAAAGCTTTGAACTTTAATAAGAGCTACTAGCTTGTCGTCTTTATGTAATTGAAACATCACATAGCCGCGCAGCATCTTTTCTAAAATTTCTTTTGTATCTTTTGTAACTGAAATATCTTCAATCGGCAGAACATTTTCGACTTCATGTACACTGCTTAATGTGAAGTCTAGTTTTTGAAAAGGTTCAAGTATTTTATCTTCAACACTTTGCATGTTTACGAGCTGCTTAAAATAAGTAATGATGTATTTTCGATGCTGCGAGCCAATGGCTAATGTTGTAAAGTCACTCGATTTTTTAAATTGTTTAATCAGTTCATCCAATGATTTTTTGGGCTGATCGTCTGCATTTTTTCTTTTAAATAAACGTTTAAACATAACCGTGCCCCTCGCTTGACTTTCTATTACTGGTAGTTTGTTCATGTACTTCCTTTTTATTCGACTATTTTTTCTTAAGAAGAAAGGGAGAATATAAAGACAAACTTTACACTCTTTTACAATAGATAAACAGTGAATTTACGTTTAAATGATAACTTTAGAAAGGTCAAAGACAATCACATAAAGGAGCGGGTACATTTATATGAGAAAAAAATTAGCAGGTATTACACTGGCAGGAGCGGTAGCATTGGCTTCGTTTGGTTTAGGGAATTCACTTATTCAAACCGAAGCAAAAGTGGAGCATAAACCAGCTAAGAAGCCCAAAAATGTCATCATGATGGTAATGGACGGGACGAGCTCAAATGCTACTACACTTGCAAGATGGTACAAGGGTCAACCGTTACATATGGATCAGCTGATGGCAGGAGGAGTACGTGCGTATTCGGCAGAATCTGCTATTACAGATTCCGCTCCGGCAGCTACTGCTTTAGCAACAGGAAATAAATCAAATTCAGGTTATGTAGGTGTGCTGCCTTCGGTAGTGAATACACCTGGGGTTAAATCAGTAGAAAAAGAGGATCAATTTCGTCCGGTAGCAAACGTTCTAGAAGGAGCAAAGCTTTCAGGGCGCGCGACAGGAATTGTGGCTACTTCTGAAATCCAGCACGCTACACCAGCTGGTTTTTCAGCTCACAACTATAACCGTGATGATTTTCAAACGCTAGCCGAGCAGCAAGTGTATCAAAATATTGATGTAGTACTTGGAGGAGGTAAGCAATCTCTTCTTCCAGGAAAAGAAGAAAAAAGCCGGAAAGACGCTGAAAACTTAGTTAACGTATTGAACAAAAGAGGATATGACTTTGTAGAAAATAAAAAGGAATTAGAGCAGTCACGCTCTAAAAAAATCTGGGGGAGCTTCGCCGATCGAGACTTAGCGTATGATATGGACCGACCACAGACAAAAGCAGAACAGCCAAAGTTATCTCAAATGACAAATAAAGCAATAACAACACTATCCAAAGATAAAGACGGTTTTTTCTTATTTGTTGAAGGAAGCAAAACGGATTGGGCAGCTCATGCGAATGATCCAGTAGGAATGATTAGCGATGTATTAGCGTTTGATGAAGCAGTGGGCAAAGCAGTAGAGTTCGCTAAAAAAGATGGAAATACGATGGTTATTGCGATTGCCGATCACGGAAACAGCGGTCTTTCAATCGGTAATGCAAATACAACAAAAGGATACGATACCACACCTGTTTCTGCTTATATAGATCCATTAAAAAAAGCAAAAATGACATTAGAAGGTGCTACGTCTAAATTAAAAGAAGATTTATCAAATAAAGAAGAAGTAGCTGCTTTGTACGGTTTATCAAATCTAACTTCAGAGGAAAAAGCGCAGCTGACTAAAGCAAAGGATAAAAAAGAAATCAGTGCTACATTATCGAAGTTATTAGCCAGCCGAGCAAACCTTGGATTCACAACGGGCGGTCATACGGGTGAGGATGTATTTTTATATTCATACGGCGTAAATCGACCAACGGGGCACTTTGATAATACGGACATTGCCAAACATATGGCTAAGTCAATGAACATTAACTTAAACGAATTAACAAACGAGTTATTTATTGAAGCAAATAAAGCTTTTAAAGGCTCAAATGTAGGGGTTGACTTAAAAGACAAAAACAACCCTGTGCTGGTGGTTACAAATAATAAGCGAACGGTACGTTTCCCAGTAAATAAAAATATTGCTATTGTAAATGGAAAAGAAATTCAAATGGAGAGCGTGGTGGTACAGGATAAAAAGAATCGCTTCTTCGTACCGAAACAAGCACAGCAAATTGTGAAAAATGAAAAGTAAGAAATTAATGCAAAACAGGCCGGATTATAACTTTAGGCCTGTTTTTTTACAAATAATAGATGATTAATTAGGTGTATGTAGCCTTTATAGAGGAATGAATTGATTTATTTTACAAATAAATAGCTTTGAACACTTAAAGGAATGGAAAGTCTTCACGTTTAACTATATGTGATTTATACTATGAAATGGTATAATAATCATAGTTTTAAAAGGAACTAGTTCGGAATACATATGTAAGTTCATAACGTTGTATGCTAGAATTTTTATAATAAAATGAATAAAAAATACATAAATTCTTTTGGATGAAATCAAAAATTCATGGTTATTAAGGATAATATGTAATTAATTACCTTGAATAAAAAGTAAAAAAATTAATAAAAGTATGGGAGAAAGAACGTAGAACATGTTTTAATAGTAAGAGAAGACAAAATGATTGAAAAGAGCGTGTCGCCTTTATCGAAAATGACGAATAAAGATTTTGGCATGCTGATTTACAGATTATAAAAAGGGTATTAAATCATTGTTAGGAAAATAAATGATAATAGATAAACGGTTTTTATTTCTTCTTCTAGAAAACCTACAACTATTGCAATATTCCCCATGAACAATCGTTATCCGTTCCATTAACGATTAGCGTCCGTGTAGATCATTCATCTCAACATAAAAACACTATAACTATGTGTAGACATGCATAAAACAGAATGGGCAATAGTTCGTACTATACTTTAACATTGTATCCTAGGGGGAGTCAGGATGAACAAAATTAACTTAATTATTGCCGATGATAACGAAGATTCGGTTGAAATTTTAGATTATTTTATAGAACAGCTTCCGGAATTTGAA
This sequence is a window from Priestia aryabhattai. Protein-coding genes within it:
- a CDS encoding spore germination protein, producing the protein MFKRLFKRKNADDQPKKSLDELIKQFKKSSDFTTLAIGSQHRKYIITYFKQLVNMQSVEDKILEPFQKLDFTLSSVHEVENVLPIEDISVTKDTKEILEKMLRGYVMFQLHKDDKLVALIKVQSFDTGFRKENETENEFSVVGPKIGFVEDLDVNLYLMRKTVISENLIFKELTVGNKSKTRVVLVYLEGVTNPQHVDTMTQRLEDIDFDVIFDSTMLDQLISDNSSTAFPLFLTTERIDRVLFSLLNGQAAFFSSGSPYAVTGPSTLLDFFISPEDYYLPWVLGSFFRVIRILGVFFSIFATPLYVAIVTYHYEMLPKDLLGPIIFSRTNVPFPPVIEVLFLEVTIELLREAGARLPTKVGQTLGIVGGIVIGQATVEAALTSNILLIIVSLTALASFTTPIFKMSNTIRLLRFPFILFATAFGLVGITFGFCFLLVHLLRLKSLGMPYLVPLFPFRPTEYRDTFLRLPYSHTAKRPSYLRPLERFRYNPNKANKAKRKSNLDNE
- a CDS encoding GerAB/ArcD/ProY family transporter, with amino-acid sequence MHNTIKEENQVSPSFLFFLVHSTQIGVGILGFQRYVIKGAGYEAWISIILAAISVCVLLAMIFNILTRENSDIIDIHRLYFGKYLGGTLTLAASAYYFIFALTIYRTYVEILQIWMFPQLETWIVSLVYLPIIYYTVSGGFRVITGIAFFGVMLPLPLVFALIYPLKYGHINNLFPLFDHTIWEFLISTKMMTFDNLGFESVLFFYPFIKNGATSQKWGQLGVLFSTFLYLCTALVSFAYFSQGQLAHTIWPTLTMAKIIEIPFLQRFEYILIALWLLVVLPTIAVSVWCTIRGFSKTFNKPPTIFLILVLIALLGFSIFFDDRETIDQLNTRLSMTGFYFIYGYIPFLFLYSLIRSKIKKKKTQKEEREPTLS
- the msrA gene encoding peptide-methionine (S)-S-oxide reductase MsrA, whose translation is MTEQYEVATFAGGCFWCMVKPFDEQPGIIKVVSGYTGGHKENPTYKEVCSETTGHYESVQITFDPEVFPYEKLLELYWPQIDPTDAGGQFADRGDSYRTAIFYHNEHQKKLAEESKQQLEASGRFSEPIATQILPAKPFYEAEEYHQGYYKKNKFRYAMYRRGSGRDRFIKENWKDFGRDEQLKTTLTPIQYEVTQNDATEPPFRNEFWDHTEDGIYVDIVSGEPLFSSTDKYDAGCGWPSFTKAINKDEVKENMDVSHNMVRTEVRSKTANSHLGHLFDDGPQDAGGLRYCINSAALRFVPKEDLEKEGYGEYAVLFNK
- a CDS encoding MerR family transcriptional regulator; this encodes MTMKTVDVAKSLGIHPSTVLKWVKMADIELERNESGHCEFTEENVEALKNFQQNRNRQAIVKVVEKVVEKEEVILSDERAQDMQKQLDQLFLRLIENEKRTEEKAGEVVTFQILEHRSEIDRLNKVITKLENRVVEIESQLKSEDSLKAKKPVPRWRSFLTGIFSY
- a CDS encoding alkaline phosphatase is translated as MRKKLAGITLAGAVALASFGLGNSLIQTEAKVEHKPAKKPKNVIMMVMDGTSSNATTLARWYKGQPLHMDQLMAGGVRAYSAESAITDSAPAATALATGNKSNSGYVGVLPSVVNTPGVKSVEKEDQFRPVANVLEGAKLSGRATGIVATSEIQHATPAGFSAHNYNRDDFQTLAEQQVYQNIDVVLGGGKQSLLPGKEEKSRKDAENLVNVLNKRGYDFVENKKELEQSRSKKIWGSFADRDLAYDMDRPQTKAEQPKLSQMTNKAITTLSKDKDGFFLFVEGSKTDWAAHANDPVGMISDVLAFDEAVGKAVEFAKKDGNTMVIAIADHGNSGLSIGNANTTKGYDTTPVSAYIDPLKKAKMTLEGATSKLKEDLSNKEEVAALYGLSNLTSEEKAQLTKAKDKKEISATLSKLLASRANLGFTTGGHTGEDVFLYSYGVNRPTGHFDNTDIAKHMAKSMNINLNELTNELFIEANKAFKGSNVGVDLKDKNNPVLVVTNNKRTVRFPVNKNIAIVNGKEIQMESVVVQDKKNRFFVPKQAQQIVKNEK
- a CDS encoding MarR family winged helix-turn-helix transcriptional regulator, with the protein product MKKREELVQEMETLFRFVFRQLRQEINEVYNSELSTNEFMVLRMLVDSGRQRSTDLSKYLQVSASHITAVTDLLLSKGYIARKRSENDRRIIDIELTKEGQDIFNTIQEKKRAYFLERFEHFTDKEIETVNKLFHKIKGDQK
- a CDS encoding Ger(x)C family spore germination protein, yielding MKRILILCTCLTFLTSCADRETIDEIQVVNSIGYDYIPQSNKVRGTILYPIYKYGPTEEPSIIAATANSSFDIPLRLNNKSSLPVAFGQLRSIVMGKEFATHGVDELVNTIARNPDLGRNIKLSIVDGNAHELLSSVTKKKIKDYQFISNLIEQNIRTENLPNTNLQIFLFSFFSDDRDPYLPVLTQEKDAIKLKGLALFKEQKVVTTVGMKETFLFKLLTSGTKHGRYSVKIKESDREGEIVLQNLRTKTKYEIKGNHQHPSIIAHLTIDGLVKEFPGWVDLTDPARIKMVEKKLQKDLEKDGDAFIKKLQQHKIDPICFTDYVRSKTRGFNSEKFKAQYPDLNIEVKARVHLIQTGISN